The genomic DNA ATCTGCGTGCAGGTAGTCAGGATGCGGAAAGCATCGCCATCATTCACCAGCAGCTTAAATCGATTGGGCGAGGCCTTGAGCGCCAGCGGGTAATATTTCAGCACGTACACATGGTGTTGGTATTGCTCGGCTTCTACCACGTAGCGCCGGTTTTTGCGGGTGCGAAACGTGTAGTAGGGCGTGCAAACCAAAGGGCCATCCTTGTGAGACGGCCCTTTGCGGTAATGAAACGAATAGCCTTCACCTAGCTCGCGCTCAAATGGCATATTTATAGGCGTTACGGCGCAAGCGGATTAAATCCTCCTCCGAAAGCGTGTCAAACTTGAACTGCTTGGCATACTCGCGGGCCTGCGCTAACCGCTCTTCTTTCGTCAGGCTGGCGGCGGTAGCGGACTGCGGCTTTTTGTTGTCGGTAGTACCCATGATTCGGCAGGTTTACAGGTAACTGGTTTTCCTCACTACCACGAAGATACCAGAGAAGGTTCAGCAAGTGGCCGGTTTCGAGGGCCTGCTGCTGGTTGGCCCTGGCGAGTTCGGTGGCCTCCTGCGCCTTGATGGTGAAGTTTTTAAAGTCCATGATTCGCTAGGTTCTGGTAGGTGATTCGGGTTAGGAAGTCTGTACGAGAGGGATAGCAAACCGGGTGCTAAGCAAGTATTTCGGACTTTTTGGCGGGAACACATGGTTCGAAAATTATCCATTCGGACGAAATTTCAGTGGTCGCTTCCACCTCTATACTTTTTAACGCCAAAAAACTTTTCTGAATAGGGCAATGACAGAACATTAAAAGTCCCGGTCTTGTGAGAGCAGAATTTGGCGACTGAGCAATTCACGCACTTAGCCGGATTTAAACTGCCCACGTTAAAAGGTATTTCGTAGCCGGATTTTAGCTTGATGATGCTCTTATAAATATCAGTTATTTCAATTTTAAATTGTTGGGCCTTATCAATCTTGAGCACATTACAATGCTGAACAACAGGTTTTTCGTTTACGTAATCATAGCTCCAATACACTAAGTACCCGTACGCTGCATTTACAGAATCCAACCCAAACAAATATGAAGCTAACTGTAGCTTATGACTTTGTCGAGCGTTTAAATCACTGTTTGATTGTTTAATGTATCGAAACTTTTCTTCTACTATAAATTTCTGCTCGATTTTATTTTTGAAAATATAATCAGGCTGACCCACGAAATTACCCCTGCTACTGAACAAATTCTCAGTTTTTTCCGCGTGCCCTAAATATTCCACTTCTGAAGAGCAAACGTCAGCGAAAAAGAAATTTGTCTTTTCATTTTTAACCGAAACAGCATAAGCATTGTGGCTTAAAGGTGAGCGTTCGCCTTTTTTGGCAACAGTGATAAGCCTATTTTCGAGATGCAAATCGGTACCTAATTTAGTTTCGTTTGTTTCTATCTTTTTAAAGCTTTTTCCTATGCAGAAACTAGCTGGACAAAATGAAAAGTCAGCTATTTCACTTGCTGACACATAAGATGATTCTACATAATCAACAACATGGTCAGAAATCTTGCCTCTATCCAAAACGATGTCTTGTTCAGACACTGGGCTTCTAAAAATGTACTCGGCAGTTAGTTTCCAATAAACTCGTTCTATTTCCAAATTTTTAGAAAGTTCGTTTAAATATCTCTCCCTGACCGTAAGATTGTCAAACCGTAATAAACCCAACAAACGGTTATAAATAATTTCTTGATTCTTCGTAAGCATAATCAGTCGTCTAAATTTTCGCTTTCAGACCAGATGGTTTGCAAATACCATGTCCAGCCATTATTTTTTAGGAACCACCAACCCAAATATCATGTCTACTCCCGACCTCGCAAATGCTAAGTTGCGTTCTAAAAAACGAATTGAAGGACCATATGCAGAGCGAATGGAACGAATCCACGAGGATGTGATGCAGTCTTTCTTTGCCGCTTATCGGCGACTAGAAAACTACGTGACTGATATTCAGCCTGAAAAAGAACTGATTGCAAGACGACTCAAAATTCTGGATGAGCGCATTAACGTTTTCAAACCAGGCACTGTGACTTGGCCTCAGAAGTTTGAAGCTCGGCTGCTAGCAGCCGTTAGTGATGCTCGTTCGGTTGCTGATTTAGAATTTGAGGTGCAAAAGTTAATTGATTATCAGGAGGAGAGGTTCGCCACTCTCCTTAACGCTTACCGAACCCTTCAACCCACTACCCCCGCTTTGGAGCACAAGTAATTGAAGCGCCTGTTTCTTCAGCGGCGGGGGTAGCGGGCGGGGGGGGCGCAGTAGCGGCAGCTACGCCAGCAGCGGTGGTTTCGCGCAGGCGGGACCGGCGGGGCGTGAGGCGGTTTAGCTAAAGCAGGTACGCATACGCACTGCGGCGCATCCGCTGCAAGTCTTCTGCCGACAGCGTTTCAAACTTGGATTGTTCGGCATACGCACGGGCTTGGGCCAGCCGCTCGGCATTGATGGGCGGGGGTAGCACTTCCAGCCAGCGATAGCTTGGCTTGCGGTCAGCGGGGCGTTTCATAGGTGCGGAAAAAGAATGGGCAGCGAGCTTACTTATCGTCGTAGTGGAAGCGGCATTGAGCGATGAAAATGGTATCGCCGCTTAGCCGATACACGAACCGATGTTCCTGCGTGATGCGGCGCGACCAGAAGCCTTTGCGGTCACCTTTCAACGGTTCGGGCTTGCCGCGCCCGGTGAAGGGCGTACGCACGCATTCTTTCAGTAATTCGTTGACTTTCGCCAGAATGGCTTCGTCGTTTTGCTGCCAGTACAGGTAGTCCTCCCAAGCGTAGGTGGTCCAGGAGATGTTTACTGTTGCGGCCATTCCCGAACGGTGGTTTCGCCTCGTTCGATTTCTTCCATTGCCGCTAGCAGTCGTTCCCGGTTGGTTCGGGTACTCATCAGGTACTCGGTCGCGTCCTGCTTTGCCTTCTTGGCGGGCTTCGTTTCCGGCGTAAGCTTTACGTAGGAAAATGCTTGCAGTAGCTCTTTAATAAACTCCTGCTTTTGGTCGGGTATTTCGAGCGTGTAAATCATAGCGGATTAAAGCAAGGTAGTGCGGCTTAGTTCCGGCAACTACCGTCAGAAGCAAAGCTACTAAAGAAGCGCCCGTTTCTTTCAGCGGCGCGGGCAGCGGGCGGGGGGGCGCGCAGGAGCTGAAGCTACGCCAGCAGCGGTGGTTTCGCGCAGGCGGGACCGGCGGGGCGTGGGGTGGCGGCGGGCAGGTGAACTGTGACGAATGTAGGACAATAGAGTATGAAAAGTCACCCAGTGGCTGGGCGGCGCGGTGAGCGTGGGCGCTAGGCGGGTATTTCGGAGGGCGCTACGGCTGGTTTATCCAGTCTTCTAGTATCAAAGTAGCGATGGGCGCAAAGTGACGGGTGTTGCGCGTGACAAGCGTGAGGCTGTGGGCCAACGCCGTGCAGCCTATCATCAGGTCGAACTCATCAACGGGGCGGCCCAAGGCGCGTAGCCGCACTTTCTCCAAGCCATATGCTTCAAAGCAGGTGCCGACCAGCAAAATGCGGCCAGCAAAAAGCTGTTGCAGGATGGAGATTGAATGGCGGTTGGCCGCTTGTTTGGACGGGGCGCTTTTGGCGATGCCGTAAATCAGCTCGGCAATGGTCAACTCGCTGAGAAAGCAATTTTCTACGCCAATCTGCTGCACCTTTTGACGCAAGCTGAATTCATCTTTCGATCAATGAATGCAGATGTTGGTATCGAGCAGGTATTGGCTCACAGTTCTACGTCGCGGTCGCGGAAATAGCGTGCTTCCCGGATTTGGCGGGCCAACTCAGTTCCGTCTTCGTCTGACTGCCAAGAGCCCGCGAATTCATCCAGTAAGCGCGCCTGCTCCGCGTCGGAAGTCTTGAGCGAGGGAGTCGTCGTAACTTTCACGCCTAGGCGCCGAGCCAGATGAAGTAATAAATCCAGGTCAGCATCATTGGCAGATTCTAAAACCAACGTAGTGGGCATAAGTAAATGAAGCTAAAACCGTGGTGGAAAGATAATTAGAATTGCGTAGAGACGCTAACTTACTTCGGTGTCGAGCAGGTAGGGCATTATAAATCTACCTCGCGGGACTGGTCTTGTCGGTCGGCGTAGATGCTTCGTACTAATTCCTCCGCGCTTTCATCCGACTGCCAAGAGCCAAATACTTCGTGCAGTAACTGGTGCTGCTCAGCTACCGATAGTTCCTCCTTGCCTGGTTGCGCAACCAGCCCGTGCGGCTGGCGACTGGTAAAGTGCGCGACGATGTCAGCAGGCAGGCTTTGCAACCACTGAAAAGCAGCAGCGGCCCGTTCAGCGGGAAATTCTAATTCGACGGCAACTTTCATAGCCCCAAGATACTGCAAAGCAACCATAGCTACTCTAGCGCCTGCCGCCGCCCCAGTGGCCGGGCGGCGCGGCGGGCGCGGGCGTTAGGCGAGTATTTCGGAGGGTGCTACGGTTGGTCTATCCAGTTCTCCAGCACCAGATTAGAAAAATTGGTGAAGTGCCGGATGTTGCGCGTGACGAGGGTAAGGCCATGCGCCAACGCCGTGCTCCCAATCAGAATATCAAAATCATCTATCGGCCGCCCGGTGCGCCGCAAGGCGGCTTTTTGCTCGGCGAATATGGCAAGTGCCGGGCTGATAGGTAGTACTTGCTCGGCAAACAGTGCCTGAAACTCTGCTACTTGCTGCCGCTGGCGAGCCTGCCAAACGGACGCACTATTAGCTGCCCCAAATAGCAACTCAGCCACGGTTATTTCAGATACGAAACACTGCGCTAAACCGAGTGAGGCAAATTTGGCTTGGAGTTGGTGCTCGCCGCGCAGAAAGTGTACGCAGATGTTGGTATCGAGCAAATAGCCAGCGCTCATAGTTCTACGTCGGGGCGGTTACTCTGGCGGGATGCTTGCAGCATCTGGTTAATTTCGTCGCCCGTTTCGTCCGATTGCCAAGTACCGAACAGGGCCAGAAAGCGCCGCTCCCGTTCCTCCAGCGACAGGGTAGCCGCTGGGGAGGCAGTAGCTTTCACGCCCAGCCGATGCGCTAGGCTTAGCAGCAAATGCAGGTCAGTATCATTGGTAGGCTCTAACAACAGGGTAGTTGGCATACTAATTCTAGCAAGTGATAATTATGAAAGTGCTAACAACTTATAGCTCAACCTCTTGGGAAGCGTCGCGGCGGGAACCGTAAATCTGGCTCAGCAGGTCTTCTTCGCCTTCGTCCTGTCACCAAGAACCAAATACCTGGTCGAGCAGCGCATGTTGCTCTTGCTATGACAAGCATTCTTTACTGCTGAGTTGGCTGGCAGGCTGCACTAGCGCATCCGTTTTTAGAAAGCGAATGGTCATTTCTGGCAGGCTTTGCAACTGTCGCATTACAGACGCAGCTTGCTCGTCGGGAAACTCTAATTCAAGGGCGACTCTCATAGCACCAAGTTACTAGAAATCTGGGTAGGTCCCTCAGCGCCTATGGCCGCCCCAGTGGCCGGGCGGCGCGGATAGTTATTTTTTTTCTGCCTGCTTCTCCGAGTCAGAGTTATAGTGCATCTTATCCATTTTTCGCATTTGCTTACGGTCCTGGTGGTTCAGGCCGGGCACTTTCTTGTCGTGGCGGGCGGCGCGGGGGCTGTCGCCGTCGCGGGTGGCGGGCGTTGTGGGAACGCCAGTTGCAGGCGATGTCACCCCAGTCGGCGCTACCGCGCCCGATGGCAATACGGTTTGAGCCAGGGCCGCGCTGGTGCTGTAAGCAAGAATGCCGGCCAGAAGCAGGAAAGATTTCATGGAAATATTAGTAAATGATGGGTATTCAGGCGCTGCGCAGCCGCCAGAAATCAGCGACTTAATCATCTATATGAGAAGAGTTTGTGAGAAGCCCGGTTAGTTGGCCGTGGGTTTCATGGGGACGGGTTTGGCTGCTTTGTGGCCCATTTTCCGCAGCCTTTTCTGGTCGCGGCGGTCCAGGCCGGGCACTTTTGCCGCGTGTTTGGGGGCGCGCGGGCTGCCGGCGTTGGTCATGTCGGGGGTAACGACGGGTAGGGAGCCGGGCACGGTGCCGGAGGGCACGGCGGTTTGGGCCAGGGCGGCGCTGGCGGTGAGCGCGCAGGCGGCGGCGAGGAGCAGGAAGGATTTCATAGAATCGGGGAATTGGGGATGAAAACGGGGGTAGCCCCGTGGCAGTTGCGGCGGGCTATGGGTGGACCTGGCGCAATAAATAACTGGATTTCAGGCGCTAGTTACGCGTTGCCAGCACCTCGCGCACTGGTGTCCACTTGATTTCAGGATACCGGTCGTTATCCAGCGAAGTGAATTTGGGCAAGCCGGTGAACATATTGTGCAGGTACTGCATACCCTGCCAGGGCGGAAAAACGTCGTTGGGAGCCGGCACGAGGCGGCGCGTCACCCGAATCATCAGGCGCAGCAGCCACAGGCCGCCGGCGCGCAGGCGGCCGAAGCGCTGGCGGGTGGCGGCGCTGGCGGCGGCTTGCAGGTCGCGCACGGTGGCTACTTCGCCGGCTACGCGCAGGTAGCGGGGGGTAGTAGTATCGAGGGCGGCGGCGGCGGTGAAGGCGGCCGTGTTGGCGGTGGTGGTGAAGTCGAGCGGCTGGTCGGCCGAGCCCCAGTAGAGCACGCGCCGGATTTTGAAGAGGACCACCGGGGCCTGCCCGGTGAGCAGGTCCATGAACATGCCGTTGAGGATGGACGTGGCCCGGATGGGTGCCTGGTCGAGGCGGCGGCCGAACTCACGGCGCAGGTCGAGGTTGCGGTTGCTACCCTCGGGCAGCTTGGTGAAGTCGATGGAAAAATCGGAGGGGATGAAGCGCGGCAAGCCGGCCGCCACAGCCGCATCGAGCAGGTGGGTTTGGGCATCCACTATCACGCTGCGCAGGCCGGAAAGGGCCGATACCACGCAGGCTGCGCCCGCGCAGGCGTAGGTGAGCGCGGCCACGTCGTTGAAATCGACTTCCAAAATCCCTACCCCCTGCTCGCGCAGCAAAGCGACGGCGGGCTTGGTATTGCCGGGGCGAACGAGGGCGCGCACGGTGGCACCCCGCCGGCGCAGCTCCTGAGCGATGCGGAAACCCAGGTCGCCGGTGGCGCCGGCTACCACGATAGTAGCGGGCGAAGTGGCGGGGGTAGGGATGGGCGTATTTTCCAAAATCTGTTAGGTAACGATGAGAGAATATTTTTGCTGCTGAGCGAAAATTCCATTCCCTACACAATGAAATCGTTTTCGAGCAAGTAATTGGTGATTAGGTCATTCGGGCCGCGAGGCGTACACATCGGTGGCCTCGATGGACGCCCGAGCACCGTGGGCGGCGAGGTAAGCCTGGGCGCGGCGCAGGTAGCGCGCCTGGCCTTCGGCACTGATGGCGGGGCTGGCCGCCAGCGCCGCGCTGGTGGGCCGGCCGAAGGAAAAGTGCTCGGCCGGGCCGGGGTCGGGCCAGCGCGGGCCGAAGTTGCGCACGGCCAGGTACATGAGCTTGGCGCGCAGGGGGGCCGTGCCGCCGGCCAGGCAGGCCTGGTAAAACATGTAGTGCACGTCGCGCCAGGGCCGGGTGCGCGCATCGCAGGCCACATCGTGCACGATGGAGGCATAAACGTAGTCGCCGGTGAAGGGCGAGCCCACGAACGACCACAGCACCTGCGGAATGCTGGCCCCATCGACGATGCTGCCGCTGGGCGCGGCCCACACCGCACCATCGTTGGCCTCGGTGAAGGTGAAGTCTTCGATAACGCGCACGTTGCGGTTGGGCGCGCCGGGCGTGTCGATAAACTCAATTTTGGGCGGGGCCGAGAAGCTGCCCGCAGCGGGGTCGTCGGTGAGGGGCATGGGGCAGGAGCGAGGGGTAGGGAGGCTTTTTAGCATCAGGGGCAACAGCTCCTACCTACGTGGTTTCGGTTGTAGGCGGCCAGCATGCGTACAAGGGGGCACGTATTATCAACTTTATCTTTCCGATGTCAACTTACACCGTCGAACGACTTTCCTTTCAGCACCTCGCCGAATTACCCACTGCCTGGCAAAATACGGACTACCTGGCCCTGCTCAAGCAACTCGACTACGACAACCCCGAAGCCCTGGCCCCAGCCGAGCTCAAGGAGATGTGCCAGATGGCCCTCACCGACCTGGAGCCCGCCGCCGCCGCCGAGGCCGTGCTTACCTACCTGTTTGCCGATGAGCTGAAACCCGGCCAGCTGGAGCAGCTGGCTCACCAGATGG from Hymenobacter psoromatis includes the following:
- a CDS encoding NmrA family protein, with the translated sequence MENTPIPTPATSPATIVVAGATGDLGFRIAQELRRRGATVRALVRPGNTKPAVALLREQGVGILEVDFNDVAALTYACAGAACVVSALSGLRSVIVDAQTHLLDAAVAAGLPRFIPSDFSIDFTKLPEGSNRNLDLRREFGRRLDQAPIRATSILNGMFMDLLTGQAPVVLFKIRRVLYWGSADQPLDFTTTANTAAFTAAAALDTTTPRYLRVAGEVATVRDLQAAASAATRQRFGRLRAGGLWLLRLMIRVTRRLVPAPNDVFPPWQGMQYLHNMFTGLPKFTSLDNDRYPEIKWTPVREVLATRN
- a CDS encoding DNA-binding protein, whose protein sequence is MSAGYLLDTNICVHFLRGEHQLQAKFASLGLAQCFVSEITVAELLFGAANSASVWQARQRQQVAEFQALFAEQVLPISPALAIFAEQKAALRRTGRPIDDFDILIGSTALAHGLTLVTRNIRHFTNFSNLVLENWIDQP
- a CDS encoding toxin YoeB, with protein sequence MAATVNISWTTYAWEDYLYWQQNDEAILAKVNELLKECVRTPFTGRGKPEPLKGDRKGFWSRRITQEHRFVYRLSGDTIFIAQCRFHYDDK